The genomic segment ataatatataaaaatcctTATTTATCTAGTTTTGCCTACTCAAAGGCGTTGGGAACGTAGTAATTATTACTAATACTGTTGCAAGATAACAATAAAAATTGATGCTATGATttaaaaaagataaaaatttgtttgagacggtctcatgggtcgtattttgtgagaaagatctcttatttgattcatccataaaaaatattattttttatactaagagtattgctttttttttattgtgaatatcgatagtgttgaccagtctcacaaataaagattcgtgagaccgtctcataaaagacatactctttaaaaattttgaattgtgatattataattttaaacaaaattatcaTTAGACTTTCAAACGCACGATTTAAAAAATCTTAATTATGACATTATAATTTTATGCAAAATTATCATTAGACTACACATCCTAGTTAAAAAGACCTTTCTCGAAACCTTGAAATAAAACATGTGCTATGCCTACCATGAATCCATCTTTCGGACAACGTTGTTCAAATTACAGCCAATTTACGTGGAATGATAATACCCACAATTTCTCTGCCCCAAAACCTCCCCCATGCATCTATAAATACACCCACACTTCGTAGACTCCGCCATATTCAAGTCATACTAGACTTTTTCTACCAATTCTAGCTCTACTTTTATTACAGTTCCACACCTACTTATTTTTATTTACTCATAcaattacaataattatataaattcagAGTTCTTTTTTTCACGCACAAACAAACAATATGGCTGTTGCAGCATCGGGTATGCAAGTGATCTGCGGAGCTGGTTTGAGTTCAAGAATTGTGGGTTCGAACCAGTTTGTTCCTCTGAGAGTGAGAAATATGCCACTCCGTAAAAAGGATTTGAAGTTTAGAGTTCGAAGCAGGGTTGAGGTACATATCATATGAGCAATTCTTGATTATTATTGCTTTTggtgtattattattatatcttTTTCGAATAATCCTGcagcatattttaatttaaagatTATGAATTTGGTTTTCAAATGTTTGAATCAACTAAAAGAAACCAGATCTGATAAGGTGAAGTTTAACAtgcttacttttttttttagtaAAGATAAAGACTGTACTTTTATGAAGGTTATTTGTATATTTTGCTACTTATTAAGTATTTGAATAATGAAATGTTCGACTTTAATTGTTGATTGAATAGGATGGTGCTGATGTTTCTGATGAGAAAGAAAAAGCAGCAGTTTCAGTTCCACCTCAATTGTCTTCCACGCCTCTTCCGCCGCCGCAACCTGAGGTTAGCGGATtcaaacaattttatattttgaaatgattttaaataattttggtGACGTTGTCTCAAAAAAACAGACACAATGTAATTTGTTGTGATTTGGGTAACTAATACTTGCGAATCTTCCAAGTTTTACAGAATTCTTATCCGTAAATTTCCTTTTTCTAACATCATATATATCAAATGTATAACTTTACTATATGTCTAGGAGAGCGCCAAGATTACTGACATCATGGCCTTCGACGGGCCTGGTCCGGAAAGAATCAACGGCCGTCTAGCGATGATCGGATTTGTGTCAGCCATAGCTGTAGAATTAACCAGGGGACAAGATATCTTTTCACAGATACAAAACGGAGGGATCTCTTGGTTCGTCGGGACGACTGTTGTGCTATCTGTAGCATCACTTGTCCCATTGTTCAAAGGCGTGAGTGCGGATTCGAAATCGAGGGGATTGATGACATCTGATGCAGAGCTTTGGAATGGAAGGCTTGCGATGTTAGGGTTGATAGCTTTGGCTTACACCGAGTACGTCAAGGGCGGGGCTCTTGTGTGAAGATTCTGTTGGTGTTGACGTAGCTTGGTATGGTAAAAGAATGATGTAATATTTTCAAGTGGGAATATGTTTAAATCAATACATCTTGGTTCGAGAAGTTAATGGCTGCCCTTTTTTTTTTACTCGGAAACTGTTAAATATATGTTTTAGAATCCCATCTGAATTTAAGTCTAGATTAGTTAAGAGTTCTTGATGTATTCATACATGTATCTCAGTGGCTAAAGTCAATTATAACGTGTGGTTCACCCTATTTGGAaacctgtttttttttttttggattagcgacggttgtgacggaaaccgtcgcaaaattagcgacggtttattataaccgtcgccatatagcgacggttgttgaaaaaccgtcgcaaaataaacTAAGCAGCCCCCCTCCTGTCGAATTCTTAGATCCGCCTCTGGATTAAAACATGGCAAAATATACGGAATGACGCCTTTACGAAACATGGCAAAAGCGGTGGGCCAAACCGTTGAATTAGCAACCCGTCTTGAGCATTAGTAAACGGTCACCTTCCTTCCAACTCCAGCTCGTCTGGAGTTTGCGCTCCTCAGAGACAGTGGCCACAATCTACGGAATGACTTTCACCATAGAGATTTCATCAGTTTCATTAGGCGCGTGCTTCCCTTGATCCTGAAACACCTCGCATCCACCCAAGCCTATTATCACTTTGAGAGTATGTACCCAGAATTGGTATCTTATTCTTTGATATCGTTCATTGCTTCCATCGCCAGTTGAGCTGCATCATGGTGCAGCATTGCTTGTATCTCATCTTCAACCTCCATTTCCAGCTCACCTAGAGCTTGATCTCCTTCGAGGCATTGGccattaaacatgaacatgatACAGTCATAGTCCACATATTGACGTACACAATAGGCATTAATAAGCTTCTTTGTCCTTCTCTTCATCAAGAAAAACACCCGGTCCCTATCCTAGCCATGCACTTTAAGGCTGATATTGGCATCCATATTTTGTTAAGCCAGCTAACTTTTGGCTTTGACTTTATTGACTatcttatataaaaaaaatatttattttaataatattttacgattttatccaattatgatatttaatttatctgtaTATACATGCAAGCTGTAGATATTCCTAGAATATGCATAAGGTATCACGAGGTTTGACTCTTAaagtaagatcatgaaactcattagaaaATGTACCATATATTCTTAACATGTTCCTAGTCAAATCAGCTGTCTCATATAAAGATAAAGGTCATTTGAacttgagactagcatatgtgatgtaaaTGTCATGTTTCATAAGTAAGGGCATAAAGATGTCCTTTCATATAGATAAGTTATAATTTGATGATGCACTAAACAACTCTCTTCTGGACTGTCCAATCGGTTATCACTTGTCGAGTAAAATAGTACGTCTTTATGATTGTAGACCATTCATCTTTTGTCCCGGGACAACGTAAACGTACTAACAtgtcactacaacaaaaatggcttTCCGCAGCGTGCAATGCAAGCGGTtaaaagttcaagattatccgcGGCGTATATGTGCACGCTGTTAATACTATTATCAACGGCGTGCATATGTACGCTGTTAATACAACTTTCTGCAACATGCAGTGTACGCCGGTGTTAGtgaaaaaagtaaaaatattagcgacggtttttgacaaAATCGTcgtaaatcggcgacggtaaaAATCCGGAAAATTGTCGTTGatttagcgacggtctttaaatttagcgacagttttataaTTTCGCgatcgtcgctaaatttagagtaaaaaaaaaaattacttttataatttaataaattattataaaaactaCAATAATAATACTCATTCTCTtaattaacaatttaaaaattaatcataaattgaaacaaaaacaCGTATCTAAATCGAAACTAAGTAGAGAAAAATTTGAAGTGTTGTGAATTAAAAGGAAACGGAAATCGGATATAAATAGAGAATTTGCGATTTTTTAGCGAcattttttataaaaccgtcgtcGATGTACatttattagcgacggttaacgcaaaccgtcgccgatcttaaATCGGTAAAATTGGGCGACGGTGTTAGATAAACCATCGctcaattagcgacggttgtaagaacaccgtcgctaatgttAAAATTCGTACTCATTTTCCGCAGCGTGCTAATAATATGCATGCCGTGAATAACAATATTGAAGGCGTGCGattaatgtacgccgttaatgtctgaacacaaattttttaaaaaaaatatgatttaattttaacagcacacataaaaatgcacgccgttaatagtattattaacggcgtgcatttaTTGTGCGCTgcggaaaatcatttttcttgtagtgtgtaTTTTGATCTGTTTGCCGACTTTATTGAGGGTTATCAAGTAGCGAGCTATGGTGTAGTTTTGAAATACATAGGAGCTAATAcattgtagtcggagattcaccATTTGCCTACGGGTAAATATATCTTATGTGACATGATGAGTTACTAGTACAAGGAATATTTGGTCATAGTAAGACATGTGCATTTTGGAAATATGTTTCTTCTGTTGCACATATCATAtcactattattactcaaagatatatTACATCGTCATCGATTTCATTTGCAACTCTCAATGTACTAATGGTTACAGATTTGATCgatatatatgagttgaagggaccatacCATAAGCTAATCATAACTTAAGGTTTTTGTAGGTATTATTAGTGATGCCTAAGAGATCATGAGATGATGcaactagacgctcttaccagtATCCGATCGGTAAAATCAgaattgagttctgacattcttgatcaatttgttgataaaaagaatgaggctaattAAGGTgccccgaataagaataaatgttattctgaatcacaagatgttgtgaactcacggctaaCTGTATTCCAGAACCATTGAGGATCACACAAGTATTGGATTCTCTGTTCTCGTTGAAATAGTCAAATTTAAGGTGTTGAATTTGACGACTGTAGTTTGATGGATATCAAACAGATTGCTTATAAAAGAATTTATAAGTAGATTCTATTACTGAAAGTTTTGGAAGTTTTCTTAACTCCCTCATAAAATTTCGGCTCACAAGAAAGAATCACGGCCACTTCCACGACCATATCGCCATCGGATTTCTGGAATCCAGGCAATCCAGTCTCTACGTAAAGTTGGTTGAGATCTCTAGTTCGATCTAAACAAGGAAGTCGGTCTCTTATCTGGACTTGATTAGATAATCAAAGGAGGGAAATCCATTCGTAGGGTAAATAAGAAAGGCTATATCCGTTTAAAATCAGGAATAGTTGGAGTCGATATTACATACGGAAATCATTATAAGCATCTTGAACTCCGATCAGACTTTGACTTGTGAATATGATTTGTAGATTATCATCTTAGCTTCGTAACGCATACCGAATCGTTTCATTTGGATAACCAAGCTGGTCAGGCTGACCAAATTACTGGAACTGCTTATgcccaactgattgttgttttcgtgcaatcaATTTGGTATTTCAACTGTCAGTTTGGTATAGATAAGATTCCATTTAGCCTAACTGATATAAAATACGTCTTGTTCCAAATTGGATTTTCTGTTCAGTCGTGTTGACGGCTAGTCATTTGGATCATTGATTTGTGAGATATTATCAAAATATCAAATCTTGCCAGATTTTCAGTTGCCTAAATTCAAGTTTCAGCTTCCATATTAAGTTAACTTCAAATTTGAGTAAAAATACTAGAAATACAATATTATGTTTTGTTGGCATCATAATCAACATTTTCAGAATTTTTTAACCAAACAGTCTTCCccttttttatgataaaaaaacTTTGATAAACTTGAATAAACAATGATTTCAACTAACATATTCAAGTGGTAAACTGAACATGCTCAACTGAACCAAATTGATGAGGTATATTAAAACCAGCCTTGCTGATCTTAGCATGCGCAAAATCAGTAGTCCCATAATCATTTATCAGAATATTAAACTCTGATTCAAACTTTGACTTGTGAATATGATTTGTAGATTATCGTCTTAACTTCgtaacgcatactgaatcgttTCATTTGGATAAATCAGCTGATCAAactgaccaaaataccgcaactTCTCATatccaactgattgttgtttcgTGCATTCAGTTTGATTCTTCAACCGTCAGTTTGGCCTAGCTAACATCCGATTTAGCCCAACTGACGTGATATAAGACTTTTCGCAAATTGAGTGTTCTATTAAGTTGTCATGGTGGCTGGTCATTTGGATTAAGGAGCTGGGAGATATAAACAAAATACCGAAGCTTGCCAGATTTTCAATTTGACAAAATTCGAGTTTCAGCTTTTGAGTtaacaacttcacacttgagtaaatatgttagaaacacaataacaatttttgttataatcaaaatcaattAGAGTTTCTAAACCCAACAACTCAGATAAAGATTTCATCGAATATTCAACAAGTGGCACCGTATGTGAGAATAATGGGATCTTCAAAGTTTGATATTGAAAAGTTCTATGGGAAAAATTACTTTGGCTTGTGGAGAGTGAAGATGAGAGCAATTCTTGTCTAGCGAAGAGTGATAGAGACGCTGAAAGGTGAAAAATCACACACCGATTCACTGTCTACAAAAGAGAAAGTGGATATTCTTGAGAAGACGCACATCGCAAGTGCAATATGGATCCTAACTAATCAAGCAATCCTTCAGCACACATTTAATAGTTTCTTATATAATAATTGATGATTAATTTGTGTGTTAGTATTTTGGTTAAAAAATAATGGTATTTGAGATTAAgagttttatcgatcatttgtTTAAGTTTGAGAGGTATTCTAGGAGTTTCAGTGGGCAAGAGATCGGATTTTTGCAAATTACTTGTATTCGCAAAAATCTTCTAGTGAATCAATTTGTACCTAGTATTTTGCTTCAAAAATACTTATAATTGACATTTAAAAAGTTGGATTGGAACCAGGCCAGAACTGGTCCGATGATACCGACTTGGACTTCCGATTCAAAATATACAAAAAAACCTCGGAACTAGAATCAAACCTGTTTTCAAACGGTTCCGTCCTGTTCCTGGATCTTCGACACCAAAACCGGTAAGAACCAGAACCAAAGAACCTTTGAGCATGCCTACCTAAAACACGCATGAATCTCAAACATCATATCTCATTTAAAGGAAGCActgattaataattatttttaaaatcatataatatacatatattatccAAGAGATAAGGCAGGCTAGTCATATAATATACAAATTACGTTCTTACTTGAAAGCCAGAACCGAATAATCCCTAAAAACCTTAAATCTCATCACCCATCTCACCAAGTGTCCCAATATCATATATCTCCTCATTTATTAATTCTTCCCAGAACCTTTCATCTACTGACTTGTATTTTAGTTTTCCAACCAATAATCCCAGTTGCTCAACCAAATCATCTCCACCCTCCTCATCAGAAAGTGTCCCAATTTCACCGATCCTGTCATTCATCAATTCTTCGAAAATCCCTTCGTCAACTGGCTTACATTCCCCTCTTTCCAAAGATTTTCCCCCCGTGACCAGTTGACGTTTTTGCATACTCAAAGCCAATTTCTCAAGCTTCAAATCATCAAATCTTGGAATGTCACCATACTCTTGAGGCTCTACTTTAACATACAAGTCTCCATCGTCCCCAAACTTCCCAGTTCCAACATCAATTTTGTCCCCATTTCCTTCACTTTCTTGGCCTAATTCTGTAATACAAACATTACCAACTGTGGGGATATTCGAATTTTCCCCTCTTCATGGAACACTAATTTTTCAGCCCCAACAATTTTTGAGACATGGTTTAATATTCTTCTTCTCCTTTTGTTGCATGTTACTCCTTGTGGGTCTTTCTTCTGGATTAAAAGCTGCAATATTCGTTGCAAGAACGTTGGGTTCTGTATAGCTTTTGCCAACAAACTTACAGTTTGTTTTTGCTCCATTTCTGCCTTTTGAGCCTTTGTTCCATTGTTTTAAGATATGACAAAGTCGTTTGTTGTTGCTGCCTGAGTTTCAGTAATTCCATCACCAGAACTTGCTTGTTGCGACTCAAACGATCAATTTCTGCATCTAATCCAAAACTTCCCCCCGTCACGCACGAACCCAGACTTCGATTCGTTGTTTGAGAACTCGAATATTGGATCTTTCTTCTTATGATGTTTTTTAGAAGATGCCTTTGTCCCCTTAGAAACACTTCATTTGCAAACTCCCACCTGTCTGGATTAACCTTCCTGAAACCCTGAGGTCACTTTTCACAGTCTATACTTCACAATATGTCTAGATCTTGTGAATATTAATGCAGAAAACATAATTTCTTTTAGTTTAAATTGCAGAATTTCATGAAAACTTAAGGATCGAGGACTTTGCTTTTAGATCCATTCAACACAAACTAAGGCTCTGGCACTAATAATTAATTCATTTGACTCTGACTTATACTGATTAAttcgggaaaaaaaattaagaatattACTCACATAAGTATTAAGCTGCCTCACAAAACTTGAGAAATTACTGTGCTTGAAGTACTTTGGAAGAAGATTGGTGGCAAAATTTTTAGGATCCCAAACAATGAAACTGTTGTTTCCTCGACTCCACGAAACGAATTCATCTGTACTTGGatcttcaacaaaatcataagtttTGCTGAGAAATGGCGGAGGACCAGCCTCTAGCAAAGCCTCCAATGGCCGAGGAATCAGTTCCTCACTATCCCAGTACTCTAATGAGCTTGATCCAACGTACTCCTCCTTCAAAAAATCTATGGAATAATTCATAATCTTTTCTCGGattttcttttatatatatataatatactaTAACAAGATCTGTAATCAAATATTTTCGAGCAAAAAGCTATCCTTTCTTTCGTGAGATTTTTTGAGTCAAATCTGGAGGTTAAATAAGATCATCAAGAATACTAAACCAAACTGTAAGTTGAGAGACACTATGATAACAGGAAGATACAATTTCTTTTTCATTGTctttttcattttgtttttgtttttttcaaagaaaattgaagggaTTCAATTACTTATTTAAAACTGATAGAAGGACATTAGGGTTAAATAGAACAATTAATTAACGACAAAACTTGTAATGAGACtgatctcacgagtcgtatttgtgagacggatctcttatttggatcatccatgaaaaaatattaatttttattgctaagagtattactttttattgtgaatataggataggattgactcgtctcacggattaagattcGTGaaagacggtctcatatgagatctACTCTTAATTAACAGGCTATTAAAGATGAAAAATAAGTAAATATTTAAAGATAATAGTgtattgaattatttaattgcaacatgcatttttttaaaaagccaAGTGCAGCAAATGGAAAACTTGATTAAATAATCACAATTTGTATATGTTAACCAAtcaatattttgtattttattaaaacaaaacatttattttttttaagtaaatttttcaaaagcttgcaatattatatattaaattcgGACAATAACCGTGCCCACGTAGTGACAACTCATTTTTGACACGCGGCACATTACTGTGTGGACAATAATATTGACAAGGTACTGCCAACTAATAATTGGACACGCGGCATCTTGTTACGCCAATGAATCCACTGGCACTGAAATATTTCACAAAAGATCCTCCAAATATCAAGTATTTGCTTTCTTGCCTCTTTTGCGCACGGCATTGTCACTTATTGTCACTTCCTTTTGACGGCAGccacaaattttaaattatatttgacaTCCATATTTCGATGAAGATATTTTCGGGATTTCACTGCTAACTAAtgaattattgatttttttcattgcatgtattgtatttcagTTATCTGTCCAGCAATTGATATCAAATACAAAATTACGAGTTCGATTTTCATTGATTACAAAAATGAAATCgagaaaattattaaaatacaataattataTTTGTTTGACAgagaaataatattaaattatatgtAACATTGACAAGGGTCTAATAGGGATCAAAAGAGTCATGATTTTTTTACTAGACTAGATTATTACTGTATGATTATTACTGTTTAGGAATATTCAGAATTTTGTCGGATACAGACAAGTGGGATGTAATGGTCGATACAAGTGGGATGGGTGTAGTCGAATATATTCAGATATTTAGACAAGTGGAAATTAAAATCGATTGTAAGataatttcattttctttttttttttttgttgcccTATTTTGGAGGCATGTTTGGGAGAGTGTCATCCATCCCTTAGACCAAAGCAAAGGTTTATCATTTGTAGGAAAATATTTGGTATA from the Primulina eburnea isolate SZY01 chromosome 3, ASM2296580v1, whole genome shotgun sequence genome contains:
- the LOC140827897 gene encoding early light-induced protein 1, chloroplastic-like; amino-acid sequence: MAVAASGMQVICGAGLSSRIVGSNQFVPLRVRNMPLRKKDLKFRVRSRVEDGADVSDEKEKAAVSVPPQLSSTPLPPPQPEESAKITDIMAFDGPGPERINGRLAMIGFVSAIAVELTRGQDIFSQIQNGGISWFVGTTVVLSVASLVPLFKGVSADSKSRGLMTSDAELWNGRLAMLGLIALAYTEYVKGGALV
- the LOC140827896 gene encoding LOW QUALITY PROTEIN: heat stress transcription factor A-2c-like (The sequence of the model RefSeq protein was modified relative to this genomic sequence to represent the inferred CDS: inserted 1 base in 1 codon), which encodes MNYSIDFLKEEYVGSSSLEYWDSEELIPRPLEALLEAGPPPFLSKTYDFVEDPSTDEFVSWSRGNNSFIVWDPKNFATNLLPKYFKHSNFSSFVRQLNTYGFRKVNPDRWEFANEVFLRGQRHLLKNIIRRKIQYSSSQTTNRSLGSCVTGGSFGLDAEIDRLSRNKQVLVMELLKLRQQQQTTLSYLKTMEQRLKXAEMEQKQTVSLLAKAIQNPTFLQRILQLLIQKKDPQGVTCNKRRRRILNHVSKIVGAEKLVFHEEGKIRISPQLVMFVLQN